TGTACGGCTACGGCGTGGTGGGTGCGCGCGCCTCCGGCAGCCGCCGCTCCGAGGCGACGGGCGCGTACCACGCGCACCGGGCCCGCCGGGACGCCCTCGCCCGGGCGGTGCGGGACCTGGGCGGTGTACCGGTGGCGGCGGACGCCGCGTACGCTCTGCCGTTCGCGGTGCGTGACGGTGCGGCAGCGCTCCGGCTGGCGGCCGTCCTGGAGGACGGCGTCGCGGGTGCCTGCGCCGACCTCGTACGCGCCACGGAGGGCACCGCCCGGCGGGACGCCGCGCTCGCCCTGCGGGAGGCCGCCGTGCGCGCGGCCCACTGGCGGGGCTCCGGCACGGCCTTCCCCGGGCTCGCGGAACGGGCCGGGCGGGCGGGGACCGGGTCCCCCTCTCCCCTGGAGGCCGCGGGCGCCGCCGGGACGCATTGAGACGGGTCACTGGACCGGCCTCGGAAAGGTACAGGTCAGGTATGGGTTTCGAACCGCCGCAACGTCTGGCGCGGGCGCTGGAGGAGCAGTACGGGAGGGCCGCGGCCGACGCGTGGCTGGGCTCGCTCGGCGCACTGGTGGAGGCGGAACTGTCCGCCGGCGGCCGGGACCTCTCCGTCGACCGGGTGGCCGCCCCCGGCGGGCGTACCAGCGTGGTCCTGCTGGTACGCCGGGCGGACGACACCCCGGCCGCGCTGAAGATCGCCCCGCCCGGGGCGGCGCCGGACGCCGAGCGCGCCGCACTGGCCCACTGGAACGG
The DNA window shown above is from Streptomyces sp. NBC_00247 and carries:
- a CDS encoding DUF4439 domain-containing protein, which produces MTAQALKAAQAALAAEHAAVYGYGVVGARASGSRRSEATGAYHAHRARRDALARAVRDLGGVPVAADAAYALPFAVRDGAAALRLAAVLEDGVAGACADLVRATEGTARRDAALALREAAVRAAHWRGSGTAFPGLAERAGRAGTGSPSPLEAAGAAGTH